One genomic window of Metopolophium dirhodum isolate CAU chromosome 4, ASM1992520v1, whole genome shotgun sequence includes the following:
- the LOC132942448 gene encoding guanine nucleotide-binding protein G(o) subunit alpha isoform X3: MKIIHESGFTSEDFKQYRPVVFSNTVQSLVAILRAMPNLGIGFGTNEREVRKTDAKMVLDVIQRMEDTEPFSEELLTAMKRLWADPGVQMCFSRSNEYQLNDSAKYFLDDLDRLGSKDYQPTEQDILRTRVKTTGIVEVHFSFKNLNFKLFDVGGQRSERKKWIHCFEDVTAIIFCVAMSEYDQVLHEDETTNRMQESLKLFDSICNNKWFTDTSIILFLNKKDLFEEKIKKSPLTICFPEYAGAQEYGEAAAYIQAQFEAKNKSTTKEIYCHMTCATDTNNIQFVFDAVTDVIIANNLRGCGLY; this comes from the exons AATTATTCACGAGAGCGGTTTCACGTCAGAAGACTTCAAACAATACAGGCCTGTGGTATTCAGTAACACAGTCCAATCACTGGTTGCCATATTAAGAGCAATGCCAAATCTTGGAATTGGATTCGGCACCAACGAACGGGAGGTAAGAAAA ACTGATGCGAAAATGGTGTTGGATGTAATTCAAAGGATGGAAGATACTGAACCATTCTCGGAAGAATTGCTGACTGCTATGAAGAGACTGTGGGCCGATCCTGGCGTGCAAATGTGCTTTTCTCGGTCAAATGAATATCAGCTCAACGATTctgctaaata ttttctGGACGATCTGGATAGGTTAGGGTCCAAAGATTACCAGCCCACAGAACAGGATATATTGCGTACCAGAGTAAAAACCACTGGTATTGTAGAAGtgcatttttcatttaaaaacctTAATTTCAA ATTGTTTGACGTTGGTGGTCAGCGATCAGAAAGGAAAAAGTGGATTCATTGCTTCGAAGATGTCACGGCGATCATATTTTGTGTTGCCATGTCAGAGTACGATCAAGTGCTCCACGAAGACGAAACAACG aacCGGATGCAAGAGAGTTTAAAGCTTTTTGATTCAATCTGCAACAATAAATGGTTCACCGACACGTCCATCATATTGTTCCTGAACAAAAAGGACTTGTTTGAAGAGAAAATCAAGAAATCGCCGCTCACAATATGTTTCCCGGAATACGCAG GTGCCCAAGAGTACGGAGAAGCCGCCGCCTATATCCAGGCGCAGTTCGAGGCAAAGAACAAATCGACCACCAAAGAGATCTACTGTCACATGACGTGTGCGACGGATACCAACAACATACAGTTTGTGTTCGACGCAGTCACAGACGTCATCATCGCCAACAACCTAAGAGGATGCGGACTGTATTAG